The following are from one region of the Achromobacter xylosoxidans genome:
- a CDS encoding LysR family transcriptional regulator, producing the protein MPALPALDLNLIQLFVTIVDAGTLSEAAVRHGVTRSHVSRNLQKLERAFGAQLIRRSTRRLELTQQGSVLYEHGARMAREVESARHALQKLGTEPAGHVRLSIPTGLGELDQLRPLLVSFALRHPALTLRVLFSNRVSDLISSEIDVALRVMTTPPQDYVARALGDVKWVLCAAPSYLQQFGPPAHPRDLGRLHFLGPPDPRPQVTLRLRRKDQLHEAKLAPRLQSEYFPFLAQAARAGAGVALLPAYVVHEDLAAGRLTPVLPAYQAMGPGDKLFILTTPNPYPSTAQRAVVDFLRTELTVLLRDFLA; encoded by the coding sequence ATGCCCGCCCTGCCCGCGCTGGACCTCAACCTGATACAGCTGTTCGTGACCATCGTCGATGCCGGCACGCTGAGCGAGGCGGCGGTGCGCCACGGCGTGACCCGGTCGCATGTAAGCCGCAACCTGCAGAAGCTGGAACGCGCCTTCGGCGCCCAGCTCATCCGCCGCAGCACCCGGCGGCTGGAGCTGACGCAGCAAGGCTCGGTGCTGTACGAGCACGGTGCGCGCATGGCGCGCGAGGTCGAATCCGCCCGCCATGCGCTGCAAAAGCTCGGCACCGAGCCTGCGGGCCACGTCCGGCTGAGCATTCCCACCGGCCTGGGAGAGCTGGACCAATTGCGCCCGCTGCTGGTGAGCTTCGCCTTGCGCCATCCTGCGCTGACGCTGCGCGTGCTGTTCTCGAACCGGGTGAGCGACCTGATTTCGTCGGAAATCGACGTGGCGCTGCGGGTGATGACGACGCCCCCGCAGGATTACGTGGCGCGCGCGCTGGGCGACGTGAAATGGGTGCTGTGCGCGGCGCCTTCCTATCTGCAGCAGTTCGGCCCGCCCGCCCATCCGCGCGACCTCGGCCGCCTGCACTTCCTGGGTCCGCCCGACCCCAGGCCCCAGGTCACGCTGCGGCTGCGCCGCAAGGACCAGCTGCATGAGGCCAAGCTCGCGCCGCGGCTGCAATCGGAGTATTTCCCGTTCCTGGCGCAAGCCGCCCGCGCCGGCGCGGGCGTGGCGCTGCTGCCGGCCTACGTGGTGCACGAGGATCTTGCCGCGGGACGACTGACGCCGGTGCTGCCGGCCTACCAGGCCATGGGGCCAGGCGACAAGCTGTTCATCCTGACCACGCCCAACCCCTACCCCTCGACCGCACAGCGCGCGGTGGTCGATTTCCTGCGTACCGAACTGACCGTGCTGCTGCGCGATTTTCTTGCGTAG
- a CDS encoding SDR family oxidoreductase, with the protein MFRADLFRGERILVTGGGTGLGYAMAERLASLGAALHLWGRRAAVLEEAAAGLRARYGAEVHVQAVDIRDAEAVDAAVDAIWTGHGPLTGLINNAAGNFISPTEKLSPRGFNAIADTVFRGTFYTTQAVGKRWIAQGTGGAVLSIVVTWVWTGSPFVVPSAMSKAGIDAMTKSLAIEWGRHGIRLNAIAPGVIPTEGASARLRPKDSGADAQTQQNPMRRLGTGHDIGELAAFLLSPGYDWINGQTIALDGGDYLANGAYFKQYAEWSDADWAAARQAIEARTAQDKAQRSTGGA; encoded by the coding sequence ATGTTCCGCGCCGATCTGTTCCGCGGCGAGCGCATCCTCGTCACCGGGGGCGGCACCGGCCTGGGCTATGCCATGGCCGAGCGCCTGGCGTCGCTGGGCGCTGCGCTGCACCTGTGGGGACGTCGCGCCGCGGTGCTGGAAGAAGCCGCCGCCGGGCTGCGCGCACGTTACGGCGCCGAGGTCCACGTCCAGGCGGTGGATATCCGGGATGCCGAGGCCGTGGACGCCGCGGTCGACGCCATCTGGACCGGGCATGGTCCGCTGACCGGCCTCATCAACAACGCCGCGGGCAATTTCATCAGTCCCACCGAGAAACTGTCGCCGCGCGGCTTCAACGCCATCGCCGACACGGTGTTCCGCGGCACCTTCTACACGACCCAGGCCGTCGGCAAGCGCTGGATCGCCCAAGGCACGGGCGGAGCCGTGCTGTCCATCGTGGTGACCTGGGTCTGGACCGGTTCGCCCTTCGTGGTGCCCTCGGCCATGTCCAAGGCCGGCATAGACGCCATGACCAAGTCGCTGGCCATCGAATGGGGCCGCCACGGCATCCGGCTGAACGCCATCGCGCCGGGCGTGATTCCGACCGAAGGGGCCAGCGCGCGGCTGCGGCCCAAGGACTCGGGCGCGGATGCGCAGACGCAGCAGAATCCGATGCGGCGCCTGGGCACGGGGCATGACATCGGCGAGCTGGCGGCGTTCCTGCTGAGTCCGGGCTATGACTGGATTAACGGCCAGACCATTGCGCTGGACGGCGGCGACTATCTGGCCAACGGCGCCTACTTCAAGCAATACGCCGAATGGAGCGACGCGGACTGGGCCGCCGCGCGCCAGGCCATCGAAGCGCGCACCGCGCAGGACAAGGCGCAGCGCAGCACGGGGGGCGCATGA
- a CDS encoding AMP-binding protein — protein MTDSTIHAGGQHLSGAALAARGVQVAAGLAAMGVREGDVIAVLLRNGLPYLEIIQACKRLGCYYCPINWHFTAAEAAFLIEDSGARLLIAHADLWLPLRDALPASLPVLLAGPGASQSGPADYDAWRDRQQPYDGPRVAPRGHMAYTSGTTGRPKGVVRAPFPLEHLARHLEQVEAVVEAAYGLRPGSRALLPAPIYHSAPSVFAQVALRVCETFVLTDRFDPVEVLRLIEAHRIDTVYLVPIMYVRLLRLDAATRAAHDLSSLRFVASTGAPCAPEIKRAMIEWLGPVIHETYASSEAGMVTVIDSHEALARPGSAGRPIGGAQVRIYAEDGSPCAAGQVGRIHVRQPAYADFTYRNNPQARADVEKDGLIGLGDLGYLDADGYLYVCDRESDLVISGGVNIYPAEVEHQLMQYPGVADCAVFGVPDDEYGERLMALVQPAAGASPDPGTLTQWLGERIARYKVPRELQLRSELPRDDNGKIAKRRLRAEFWAGRQRQV, from the coding sequence ATGACGGACAGCACGATCCACGCGGGCGGCCAACACTTGTCGGGCGCGGCGCTGGCCGCGCGCGGCGTACAGGTCGCCGCCGGCCTGGCGGCAATGGGCGTGCGCGAAGGCGATGTGATCGCCGTGCTGCTGCGCAACGGCCTGCCTTATCTGGAGATCATCCAGGCCTGCAAGCGGCTGGGCTGCTACTACTGCCCGATCAACTGGCACTTCACCGCGGCGGAAGCGGCATTCCTCATCGAAGACAGCGGCGCCCGCCTGCTGATCGCCCATGCTGATCTGTGGTTGCCGCTGCGCGATGCGTTGCCCGCCAGTCTGCCGGTGCTGCTGGCCGGTCCCGGCGCGTCGCAGTCCGGCCCTGCGGACTACGACGCCTGGCGCGACCGCCAGCAGCCCTACGACGGCCCGCGCGTGGCGCCGCGCGGCCACATGGCCTATACCTCGGGCACCACCGGCCGGCCCAAAGGCGTGGTGCGCGCGCCGTTCCCGCTGGAACATCTGGCGCGCCACCTGGAACAGGTCGAAGCGGTGGTGGAGGCGGCCTACGGCCTGCGTCCAGGATCGCGCGCGCTGCTGCCCGCGCCGATCTACCACAGCGCGCCCAGCGTATTCGCGCAGGTCGCCTTGCGGGTCTGCGAGACCTTCGTGCTGACGGACAGGTTCGATCCGGTGGAAGTCCTGCGCCTGATCGAGGCGCATCGCATCGATACGGTGTATCTGGTGCCCATCATGTACGTGCGCCTCTTGAGGCTGGACGCCGCCACCCGCGCCGCGCATGACCTGTCGTCGCTGCGCTTCGTGGCCTCGACCGGCGCGCCCTGCGCGCCGGAAATCAAGCGCGCCATGATCGAATGGCTGGGTCCCGTCATCCATGAAACCTATGCGTCGAGCGAGGCGGGCATGGTCACGGTCATCGATTCGCACGAAGCGCTTGCCCGCCCCGGCAGCGCCGGCCGGCCCATCGGCGGCGCGCAGGTCAGGATCTATGCCGAAGACGGCTCGCCCTGCGCGGCGGGCCAGGTCGGCCGTATCCACGTGCGCCAGCCGGCCTACGCGGACTTCACCTACCGCAACAACCCGCAGGCCCGCGCCGACGTGGAGAAGGACGGACTCATCGGCCTGGGCGACCTGGGCTATCTGGACGCGGACGGCTATCTCTACGTGTGCGACCGCGAATCGGACCTGGTCATCTCGGGCGGCGTGAACATCTATCCGGCCGAGGTCGAGCATCAGCTGATGCAGTATCCGGGCGTGGCGGATTGCGCGGTGTTCGGCGTGCCTGACGACGAGTACGGAGAGCGGTTGATGGCGCTGGTGCAGCCCGCGGCGGGCGCCTCGCCCGATCCCGGGACGCTGACGCAATGGCTGGGGGAACGGATCGCGCGCTACAAGGTGCCGCGCGAATTGCAACTGCGGTCGGAGCTGCCGCGCGACGACAACGGCAAGATCGCCAAGCGCCGGCTGCGCGCCGAGTTCTGGGCGGGCAGGCAGCGCCAGGTATAG
- a CDS encoding Bug family tripartite tricarboxylate transporter substrate binding protein: protein MAIRLNLRLRRIATAAIVALAAPAAALAAFPDKPIKLVVPYTPGGSADQLSRVLAEGMSRDLGQTVVVENKPGANTMVAATQVARSAPDGYTVFLASNASMVLNPMLYQRIAYDAARDFRVFGIAAELPLVVVANNEVPAGTLAEFVAYAKARPGKLNYASVGIGNPLQLATELLKSRTGMDVAHIPYNGSAPALTSLMGNDTQLMVDVISTSLPLVRERKIKALAVTTGERLAVLPEVPTVAESGFPGFRAATWFGLAVPRAVPQAEAQRLQAALDKVLKDPAFRGRFEPLGLVIQAPRSQAEIDAYVQEDRQRWGAVIEANHIKLD, encoded by the coding sequence ATGGCAATCAGGCTGAACCTCAGGCTGCGTCGCATCGCGACCGCGGCGATCGTCGCGCTCGCGGCTCCGGCCGCCGCGCTGGCGGCATTTCCGGACAAACCGATCAAATTGGTCGTGCCCTACACGCCGGGCGGCTCCGCGGACCAGTTGTCGCGGGTGCTGGCCGAAGGCATGTCGCGCGACCTCGGGCAAACCGTGGTGGTGGAGAACAAGCCCGGCGCCAATACCATGGTCGCGGCGACCCAGGTGGCCAGGTCGGCGCCGGACGGATACACGGTTTTCCTCGCCAGCAATGCCAGCATGGTGCTCAATCCCATGCTCTACCAGCGCATCGCCTATGACGCCGCGCGCGACTTCCGCGTGTTCGGCATCGCCGCCGAGTTGCCGCTGGTGGTGGTGGCGAACAACGAGGTCCCAGCGGGCACGCTGGCCGAGTTCGTCGCCTATGCCAAGGCTCGGCCCGGCAAACTGAACTACGCCTCCGTGGGCATAGGCAATCCGCTGCAGCTGGCGACCGAACTGCTGAAATCGCGCACTGGCATGGACGTGGCGCATATTCCGTACAACGGCAGCGCGCCGGCCCTGACCTCGCTGATGGGCAATGACACGCAGCTCATGGTGGACGTGATCAGCACCTCGCTGCCGCTGGTGCGGGAACGCAAGATCAAGGCGCTGGCCGTCACGACCGGCGAGCGCCTGGCCGTGCTGCCCGAGGTGCCGACCGTGGCGGAAAGCGGCTTTCCGGGATTCCGCGCCGCCACCTGGTTCGGCCTGGCCGTGCCGCGCGCCGTGCCGCAGGCCGAGGCGCAGCGCTTGCAGGCGGCGCTGGACAAGGTGCTGAAGGATCCGGCGTTTCGCGGTCGCTTCGAGCCGCTGGGTCTGGTGATCCAGGCGCCCCGCAGCCAGGCAGAAATCGATGCCTACGTGCAGGAAGACCGCCAGCGCTGGGGCGCGGTGATCGAGGCCAATCACATCAAGCTGGACTGA
- a CDS encoding FadR/GntR family transcriptional regulator → MAFNSHDLQAAGASSPPKRSDLVAEEIKRLITAKNLLPGDKLPRESELQSMFSVSKSTMREALKSLEVQGLVKVSTGPGGGGTVVEVPLDRTFQLMQNYLFFKEVRIEDIYQVRKLLEPELAASAVPFLTDAHFAALEENIACCDPSAEHVDDPLAQRQEEINFHDIFAAACPNPFLRFSCEMTNEMIRQLTVFDNEMPLSEQQRFGSANTGFHRKILAAARERDVEKVRDLMSEHMQDAMRSVKRMHGKLEGRLILDSEMSRRNVTRKARRGGKKA, encoded by the coding sequence ATGGCGTTCAACAGTCACGACCTACAAGCCGCGGGCGCGTCGAGTCCGCCCAAGCGCAGCGACCTGGTCGCCGAAGAGATCAAGCGGTTGATCACGGCCAAGAACCTGTTGCCCGGCGACAAGCTGCCGCGCGAGAGCGAGCTGCAAAGCATGTTCTCGGTCAGCAAGAGCACCATGCGCGAAGCGCTCAAGTCGCTGGAGGTGCAGGGCTTGGTCAAGGTCAGCACCGGGCCGGGCGGCGGCGGCACCGTGGTCGAGGTGCCGCTGGACCGCACTTTCCAGCTGATGCAGAACTACCTGTTCTTCAAGGAAGTGCGGATCGAGGACATCTACCAGGTGCGCAAGCTGCTGGAGCCTGAGCTCGCCGCCAGCGCCGTGCCGTTCCTGACGGACGCGCATTTCGCTGCGCTGGAGGAAAACATCGCCTGCTGCGACCCGTCGGCCGAGCACGTCGATGACCCGCTGGCCCAGCGCCAGGAAGAAATCAATTTCCACGACATCTTCGCGGCGGCCTGCCCCAATCCGTTCCTGCGCTTCAGCTGCGAGATGACCAATGAAATGATTCGGCAGCTGACCGTGTTCGACAACGAGATGCCGCTGTCCGAGCAGCAGCGTTTCGGCAGCGCCAACACGGGCTTTCACCGCAAGATCCTGGCCGCGGCGCGCGAGCGCGACGTCGAAAAGGTGCGCGACTTGATGAGCGAACACATGCAGGACGCGATGCGTTCGGTCAAGCGCATGCACGGCAAGCTCGAAGGCCGGCTGATCCTGGATTCAGAGATGTCCCGGCGCAACGTCACGCGCAAGGCGCGCCGCGGCGGCAAGAAGGCCTGA
- a CDS encoding ABC transporter substrate-binding protein — MNRRNLLKLAALGAVPGSLWTARSALAQADAIQFGCPVPMSGAFAANGKYADLGMKLALEQYGRALDRPLAYTVLDTEGKPATAVRKVQEVSQQKGVKFFAGGILSSEALAMGKEVERAGGVFITTAGADEITGKDCNRATFRWSVPTFGAIEQTVRPLLEKLPNAKRWYTITPQYVFGDGLLSAAKAIFKEKGIEHVGNSYHSLTEKEFSGYLTNAMAAKPDVLLILNFGSQSSDTLRQAVSFGMKQNCTILVAWASGLEQFEGLGADLCEGVYFGAQYWHGIDSPLNKELVQLSRDKTRANPNYSLAGSYICTRIMLDAIVKAGSADPAKVIAVMEGMAYEGLTGKEEIRKEDHQVLKNYYLLKGRAKKDMKDKDDYAEIVHSGRSFLPPAETGCKL; from the coding sequence TTGAATCGCCGCAACCTGCTGAAATTGGCCGCGCTTGGCGCCGTGCCTGGATCACTCTGGACCGCCCGGTCCGCGCTGGCGCAAGCCGACGCCATTCAGTTCGGGTGTCCGGTGCCCATGTCGGGCGCCTTTGCCGCCAATGGCAAATACGCCGACCTGGGCATGAAACTGGCGCTGGAGCAGTATGGCCGCGCGCTCGACCGGCCGCTGGCCTATACCGTGCTGGACACCGAGGGCAAGCCGGCCACGGCGGTGCGCAAGGTCCAGGAAGTCTCGCAACAGAAGGGCGTCAAATTCTTCGCCGGCGGCATCCTGTCGTCCGAAGCGCTGGCCATGGGCAAGGAAGTGGAACGCGCCGGCGGCGTCTTCATCACCACGGCGGGCGCGGACGAAATCACGGGCAAGGACTGCAACCGGGCCACCTTCCGCTGGTCCGTGCCCACTTTCGGCGCCATCGAGCAGACCGTGCGTCCCCTGCTTGAAAAGCTGCCCAACGCCAAGCGCTGGTACACCATCACGCCGCAATACGTATTCGGCGACGGCCTGCTCAGCGCGGCCAAGGCGATCTTCAAGGAAAAGGGCATCGAGCATGTGGGCAACAGCTATCACTCGCTGACCGAGAAGGAGTTCAGCGGCTATCTCACCAACGCCATGGCCGCCAAGCCGGACGTGCTGCTGATCCTGAACTTCGGCTCGCAGTCCTCGGACACGCTGCGCCAGGCCGTCAGCTTCGGCATGAAGCAGAACTGCACCATCCTGGTGGCCTGGGCCTCGGGCCTGGAGCAATTCGAGGGCCTGGGCGCCGACCTGTGCGAAGGCGTGTACTTCGGCGCGCAGTACTGGCACGGCATCGACTCGCCGCTCAACAAGGAACTGGTGCAGCTGTCCCGCGACAAGACGCGCGCCAATCCCAACTACAGCCTGGCAGGCTCCTACATCTGCACCCGCATCATGCTGGACGCCATTGTCAAGGCCGGCAGCGCCGACCCGGCCAAGGTGATTGCCGTCATGGAGGGCATGGCCTACGAAGGCCTGACGGGCAAGGAGGAAATCCGCAAGGAAGACCACCAGGTCCTGAAGAATTACTACCTGCTCAAAGGCCGCGCCAAGAAGGACATGAAGGACAAGGACGATTACGCCGAGATCGTGCATAGCGGCCGCTCCTTCCTGCCGCCCGCGGAAACCGGCTGCAAGCTGTAG
- a CDS encoding branched-chain amino acid ABC transporter permease: protein MNVYLLQIINGIGVGMLYFLLAVGLSIVFGLLRFVNFAHGAFYLLGAYFCFQAIQWGLNFWLALAIVPLLVGAGAWVLEKALLRHVYAQAHEFHILITVGLALVLQELVIVIWGPIGDNVAAPSALQGVVMWGSFIYPKYRLFVIGFTAVFSLLLWYVLEGTRLGSAVRAGSESTEMVSMLGINVFRMFSLVFALGAATAALAGVLAAPIRGVEPFMGIEALGIAFVIVVVGGMGSFFGALVGGLLIGVVQSVMSTLWPEGARLMIYVAMAAVLLLRPHGLMGRG from the coding sequence ATGAACGTCTATCTCCTCCAGATCATCAATGGGATCGGGGTAGGCATGCTGTACTTCCTTCTGGCAGTCGGCCTGTCCATCGTCTTCGGTCTGTTGCGCTTCGTGAACTTCGCCCACGGGGCGTTCTATCTGCTGGGCGCCTACTTCTGTTTCCAGGCCATCCAGTGGGGCCTGAATTTCTGGCTCGCGCTGGCCATCGTGCCGCTGCTGGTGGGCGCCGGCGCCTGGGTCCTGGAGAAAGCGCTGTTGCGCCACGTCTACGCGCAGGCGCATGAATTCCATATCCTGATCACCGTCGGGCTGGCGCTGGTCCTGCAGGAACTGGTCATCGTGATCTGGGGGCCGATAGGCGACAACGTCGCCGCGCCTTCGGCCCTGCAGGGCGTGGTCATGTGGGGCAGCTTCATCTATCCCAAATACCGCTTGTTCGTGATCGGTTTCACCGCCGTCTTCTCGCTGCTGCTCTGGTACGTGCTGGAAGGCACGCGGCTGGGTAGCGCGGTGCGGGCCGGCAGCGAATCCACCGAGATGGTGTCCATGCTGGGCATCAACGTGTTCCGCATGTTCAGCCTGGTGTTCGCGCTGGGCGCGGCGACCGCCGCGCTGGCCGGGGTGCTGGCCGCGCCGATCCGCGGCGTCGAGCCGTTCATGGGCATCGAGGCTCTGGGTATCGCCTTCGTCATCGTGGTGGTGGGCGGCATGGGCAGCTTCTTCGGCGCGCTGGTCGGCGGCCTCTTGATCGGCGTGGTGCAGAGCGTGATGAGCACGCTGTGGCCGGAAGGCGCGCGGCTGATGATCTATGTGGCGATGGCGGCGGTGCTGCTGCTGCGTCCCCACGGCCTGATGGGGAGAGGATGA
- a CDS encoding branched-chain amino acid ABC transporter permease, giving the protein MTRLKSHAQLLLALAVVLLLPLCMQSGSLATEVLIYALAVLGCNLLLGFTGLLSFGQGIFFGLGSYAVGILLTRTGLPMPLALLAAMAVGALGATLVGWFAIRQRGTYFVMLTLAFAQMFYFLAYSLPDLTGGDNGLLDVPRPALSVAGLQLMPLATPWQFYAFVAVCFLAIFWLLLRVTNSVFGRTLLAIRDNEARAMAVGYNVRLFKLSAFAISGAVTALAGAFLAMMTGIAPLSSIEYHSSEMILVMTVIGGTGNLFASVLGAAFYVLFADWLSTLWPRWLMLLGFLLIAVSLFMQKGLWGLGERIWLALRRKPAGAEPAAKEGRA; this is encoded by the coding sequence ATGACGCGCTTGAAATCTCATGCCCAATTGCTGTTGGCGCTGGCGGTGGTGCTGCTGTTGCCGCTGTGCATGCAGTCGGGCTCGCTGGCCACGGAAGTGCTGATCTACGCGTTGGCGGTGCTGGGCTGCAATCTGCTGCTGGGCTTCACCGGGCTGCTGTCGTTCGGCCAGGGCATCTTCTTCGGCCTGGGCAGCTATGCCGTCGGCATCCTGTTGACGCGCACCGGCCTGCCGATGCCGCTGGCGTTGCTGGCGGCGATGGCGGTGGGCGCGCTGGGCGCGACGCTGGTGGGCTGGTTCGCGATACGCCAGCGCGGCACCTACTTCGTGATGCTGACGCTGGCCTTCGCGCAGATGTTCTATTTCCTGGCGTACAGCCTGCCTGACCTGACCGGGGGCGACAATGGCCTGCTGGACGTGCCGCGTCCGGCGCTGTCGGTGGCGGGCCTGCAGCTCATGCCGCTGGCGACGCCCTGGCAGTTCTACGCCTTCGTGGCGGTGTGCTTCCTGGCGATATTCTGGCTGCTGCTGCGCGTGACCAACTCGGTGTTCGGCCGCACGCTGCTGGCGATCCGCGACAACGAGGCGCGCGCCATGGCGGTGGGCTACAACGTGCGCCTCTTCAAGTTGTCGGCCTTCGCGATCTCGGGCGCCGTGACCGCGTTGGCGGGCGCCTTCCTGGCAATGATGACCGGCATCGCGCCGCTGTCCAGCATCGAATACCACAGTAGCGAGATGATCCTGGTCATGACGGTCATCGGCGGCACCGGCAACCTGTTCGCTTCCGTGCTGGGGGCGGCCTTCTACGTGCTGTTCGCGGACTGGCTTTCCACCTTGTGGCCGCGCTGGCTGATGCTGCTGGGCTTTCTGCTGATCGCGGTCAGCCTGTTCATGCAGAAAGGCTTGTGGGGGCTGGGAGAACGCATCTGGCTGGCGCTGCGGCGCAAGCCTGCCGGCGCCGAGCCGGCCGCCAAGGAGGGACGCGCATGA
- a CDS encoding ABC transporter ATP-binding protein, with the protein MNPQHSAPLLQARGIVKRFGKFVALHGVDLQVQPRTVHSVIGPNGAGKTTLFHTLTGTLRTSEGSIVFDGHDVTQEADYQRVQRGIARSFQVTSLFANLSVRENLRLAAQGAHRAGAFDCWHPPTGPRAQREVVDAALERLGLSRLAQVAAGALSHGQQRRLEVGMALAARPRAIFLDEPTSGMGVDDLDEMKRLIRSLRDDHTVVLIEHNMNIVMDISDTITVMQQGRVLVEGTPAAIRSDERVRAAYLGNMITGGRA; encoded by the coding sequence ATGAATCCGCAACATTCCGCGCCGCTGCTGCAGGCCAGGGGCATCGTCAAGCGCTTCGGCAAGTTCGTGGCCCTGCATGGGGTGGATCTGCAGGTGCAGCCGCGCACGGTGCATTCCGTCATCGGCCCGAACGGCGCCGGCAAGACCACGCTGTTCCATACGCTGACAGGCACCTTGCGCACCAGCGAGGGCAGCATCGTGTTCGACGGCCATGACGTGACGCAGGAAGCCGATTATCAACGGGTGCAGCGCGGCATCGCGCGCTCCTTCCAGGTCACCAGCCTGTTCGCCAACCTGTCGGTGCGGGAAAACCTGCGGCTGGCGGCTCAGGGCGCGCATCGCGCCGGCGCCTTCGACTGCTGGCATCCGCCCACGGGCCCGCGGGCGCAGCGTGAGGTTGTCGACGCGGCGCTGGAGCGCCTGGGCCTGTCGCGGCTGGCCCAGGTGGCGGCGGGCGCGCTGTCGCACGGCCAGCAGCGGCGCCTGGAAGTGGGCATGGCGCTGGCCGCCAGGCCGCGCGCGATCTTCCTGGACGAGCCCACCTCCGGCATGGGGGTGGACGACCTGGATGAGATGAAACGCCTGATCCGCAGCCTGCGCGACGACCACACGGTCGTACTGATCGAGCACAACATGAACATCGTGATGGACATCTCCGACACGATCACGGTGATGCAGCAGGGCCGCGTGCTGGTCGAGGGCACGCCTGCCGCGATCCGCAGCGACGAGCGGGTGCGCGCCGCGTACCTGGGCAACATGATCACGGGAGGCCGGGCATGA
- a CDS encoding ABC transporter ATP-binding protein, with translation MMLHVDAVHSYYGKSHILQGVSLELPRGQVVTLLGRNGAGKSTTLKTIAGVIAPKGGAVRYGGRDIAGLPAHRIASMGVCLVPEHRGIFKLLTVEENLKLGMRRDSPWQLEDIYRIFPRLKERRKNGGGQLSGGEQQMLAIGRALMNHPRVLMLDEPVEGLAPVIVEEIVAQIKSIKQAGVTILLVEQNLEVCTQLADRHFIIEQGSIVYEGSNADFMADENVKDRYLGVGV, from the coding sequence ATGATGCTGCATGTCGACGCCGTACACAGCTATTACGGCAAGAGCCATATCCTGCAAGGCGTGTCGCTCGAATTGCCGCGGGGCCAGGTGGTGACGCTGCTGGGGCGCAACGGCGCCGGCAAGTCGACCACGCTCAAGACCATCGCCGGCGTGATCGCGCCCAAGGGGGGCGCGGTGCGCTACGGCGGGCGCGACATCGCCGGGCTGCCGGCGCACAGGATCGCGTCCATGGGGGTCTGCCTGGTGCCCGAGCACCGCGGCATCTTCAAGCTGCTGACGGTCGAGGAAAATCTCAAGCTGGGCATGCGCCGCGATTCGCCCTGGCAGCTGGAAGACATCTACCGCATCTTTCCCCGCCTGAAGGAGCGCCGCAAGAATGGCGGCGGCCAGTTGTCCGGCGGCGAACAGCAGATGCTGGCCATCGGGCGCGCGCTGATGAACCATCCGCGCGTGCTGATGCTGGACGAGCCGGTCGAAGGCCTGGCGCCGGTGATCGTCGAGGAGATCGTGGCGCAGATCAAGTCCATCAAGCAGGCCGGCGTCACCATCCTGCTGGTGGAGCAGAACCTGGAAGTCTGCACCCAGCTGGCCGACCGCCATTTCATCATCGAGCAGGGATCCATCGTCTACGAAGGCAGCAACGCGGACTTCATGGCGGACGAAAACGTGAAGGACCGATACCTGGGCGTGGGCGTCTAG